The Bordetella sp. FB-8 genome includes a window with the following:
- the lpdA gene encoding dihydrolipoyl dehydrogenase, with protein MSNVQIKVPDIGDFKEVEVIEVLVKVGETIKAEQSLITVESDKASMEIPASQGGVVKSISVKVGDKVAEGSAILEVDAADAGAAAPVGAATAPAAAPAAAAVTPAPAAAPAPQAASYSGSADLECDVLVLGAGPGGYSAAFRAADLGLNTVLVERYSTLGGVCLNVGCIPSKALLHNAAVIDEVKALAAHGVDFGTPKIDLDTLRGYKDSVVGKLTGGLAGMAKARKVTVVTGVGEFADPHHMAVKSADGKTQTIRFNNAIIAAGSQSARLPFLPEDDRIVDSTGALELKSVPKKMLLVGGGIIGLEMGTVYSTLGARLDVVEMLDGLMQGADRDLVKVWQKVNAHRFDNIMLNTKTVAAQAKPDGIYVTFEGEGAPKEPQRYDLVLQAVGRTPNGKKIGADKAGVSVSDRGFIAVDKQMRTNVPHIYAIGDVVGQPMLAHKAVHEGHVAAEAIAGEKSYFDARVIPGVAYTDPEVAWVGLTEDEAGKQGIKIEKGVFPWAASGRAIANGRDEGFTKLIFDAQTHRILGGGIVGTHAGDMISEVVLAIEMGADMVDIAKTIHPHPTLGESVGMAAEVAEGVCTDLPPVRKKK; from the coding sequence ATGAGCAATGTGCAAATCAAGGTTCCCGATATCGGCGACTTCAAGGAAGTCGAGGTCATCGAAGTGCTGGTCAAGGTCGGCGAGACGATCAAGGCCGAGCAAAGCCTGATCACGGTCGAGTCCGACAAGGCCTCGATGGAGATTCCGGCCTCGCAGGGCGGCGTGGTCAAGTCCATTTCGGTCAAGGTGGGCGACAAGGTGGCCGAAGGCAGCGCCATACTCGAGGTGGATGCCGCGGACGCTGGGGCTGCCGCGCCCGTGGGCGCAGCAACGGCGCCCGCCGCGGCGCCTGCCGCCGCGGCTGTCACGCCGGCACCGGCCGCAGCGCCGGCCCCCCAGGCTGCCAGCTACTCGGGTTCGGCCGATCTTGAATGCGACGTGCTGGTCCTGGGCGCAGGTCCTGGCGGCTATTCGGCCGCCTTTCGCGCTGCCGACCTGGGCTTGAACACCGTGTTGGTCGAGCGCTACTCGACGCTGGGCGGCGTGTGCCTGAACGTGGGCTGCATCCCGTCCAAGGCGCTCCTGCACAATGCCGCGGTGATCGATGAAGTCAAGGCCCTGGCCGCGCACGGCGTGGATTTCGGCACGCCCAAGATCGACCTGGACACGCTGCGCGGCTACAAGGACAGCGTGGTGGGCAAGCTCACCGGCGGCCTGGCCGGCATGGCCAAGGCGCGCAAGGTCACCGTGGTGACCGGCGTGGGCGAATTCGCCGATCCGCATCACATGGCGGTCAAGTCCGCCGACGGCAAGACGCAAACCATCCGCTTCAACAATGCCATCATCGCCGCCGGCAGTCAGTCGGCCAGACTGCCGTTCCTGCCTGAGGACGACCGCATCGTTGATTCCACCGGCGCGCTGGAACTCAAGAGCGTGCCCAAGAAGATGCTGCTCGTGGGCGGCGGCATCATCGGCCTGGAAATGGGTACGGTGTATTCCACGCTGGGAGCCCGTCTTGACGTGGTCGAGATGCTGGACGGCCTGATGCAGGGCGCCGACCGCGACCTGGTGAAGGTGTGGCAGAAGGTCAATGCCCACCGCTTCGACAACATCATGCTCAACACCAAGACGGTGGCTGCCCAGGCCAAGCCGGACGGCATCTACGTCACCTTCGAGGGCGAAGGCGCGCCGAAGGAGCCGCAGCGCTACGACCTGGTCCTGCAGGCTGTGGGCCGCACGCCCAACGGCAAGAAGATCGGCGCCGACAAGGCCGGCGTGTCCGTGTCCGACCGCGGCTTCATCGCGGTGGACAAGCAGATGCGTACCAACGTGCCGCACATCTACGCCATCGGCGACGTCGTGGGCCAGCCCATGCTGGCGCACAAGGCCGTGCACGAGGGACATGTGGCCGCCGAGGCCATCGCCGGCGAGAAATCCTACTTTGACGCGCGCGTCATCCCGGGCGTGGCCTATACCGACCCCGAGGTGGCTTGGGTGGGCCTGACCGAGGACGAGGCCGGCAAGCAGGGCATCAAAATAGAGAAGGGCGTGTTCCCCTGGGCCGCCTCGGGCCGCGCGATCGCCAATGGCCGCGACGAGGGCTTCACCAAGCTTATCTTCGACGCCCAGACGCATCGCATCCTGGGTGGCGGGATCGTCGGCACCCATGCCGGCGACATGATCAGCGAAGTGGTGCTGGCCATCGAAATGGGCGCGGACATGGTCGACATCGCCAAGACCATCCACCCGCATCCCACGCTGGGAGAATCGGTCGGCATGGCTGCCGAAGTGGCCGAAGGCGTGTGTACCGATCTGCCGCCCGTGCGCAAGAAGAAGTAG
- a CDS encoding DNA-3-methyladenine glycosylase I, with protein sequence MTERHRCDWAGDDPLMRDYHDGEWGVPLRDSRALWECLMLESFQAGLSWRVVLHKREALRAAFADFDPVVVSGYGEEEVLRLMADPGIIRSRAKIEATLGGARIYCDMQANGLQFSDFCWSFTQGKTLPSDGGTRVASTPLSEQISKELKRRGFKFVGPTIAYAWMQAIGMVNDHAAHCFRRDACASA encoded by the coding sequence ATGACCGAACGACATCGCTGCGACTGGGCCGGTGACGATCCGCTTATGCGCGACTATCACGACGGCGAATGGGGGGTACCCCTGCGCGACAGCCGTGCGCTGTGGGAATGCCTGATGCTCGAGAGCTTCCAGGCGGGCCTGTCCTGGCGGGTCGTGCTGCATAAACGCGAGGCGCTACGGGCGGCCTTCGCCGATTTCGACCCTGTCGTGGTGTCCGGATATGGCGAGGAGGAGGTGCTGCGCCTGATGGCCGACCCTGGCATTATCCGCTCCCGCGCCAAGATCGAAGCAACCCTAGGCGGCGCCCGGATTTACTGCGATATGCAGGCGAACGGCCTGCAATTCAGCGATTTTTGCTGGTCGTTCACCCAAGGCAAGACCTTGCCCAGCGATGGCGGCACCCGCGTCGCCAGCACGCCGCTGTCTGAGCAGATATCAAAAGAACTCAAACGCCGCGGCTTCAAGTTCGTCGGCCCGACCATCGCCTATGCCTGGATGCAGGCGATAGGCATGGTCAACGACCATGCCGCGCACTGCTTTCGCCGCGATGCCTGCGCATCGGCCTGA
- the murI gene encoding glutamate racemase yields the protein MSNGIAPIGVFDSGLGGMSVAAAIHRRLPGEAIVYVADSGFAPYGEKTDAFIKTRSRTLAQWLIRRGAKALVVACNTATTQAISLLRSEFAIPVIGVEPGIKPAVQSSAAKVVGVLATAATLRSGRLQELLSSHGRDCRFVCQAGHGLVELIEQGTVAGACVDALLDKYLAPMAEAGVDTLVLGSTHYAFLMPSITRAFGDQFHLVETGSAIARRVEDRLTEHGLRADASVANPALHLYSTASETRPLQRLAHALCLVGSEVASVSVDM from the coding sequence ATGTCCAACGGGATTGCGCCCATCGGCGTTTTCGATTCAGGCTTGGGAGGCATGTCCGTCGCCGCCGCCATCCACCGGCGGCTGCCCGGCGAGGCCATCGTCTACGTCGCCGATTCCGGATTCGCGCCCTATGGCGAAAAGACCGATGCGTTCATCAAGACGCGCAGCCGGACGCTGGCGCAGTGGCTGATCCGGCGCGGAGCGAAGGCGCTGGTCGTCGCATGCAATACGGCGACGACCCAAGCCATATCGCTGCTGCGCAGCGAGTTCGCCATTCCTGTCATCGGCGTCGAACCCGGCATCAAACCGGCGGTCCAGTCCTCGGCTGCAAAAGTCGTCGGCGTGCTGGCCACGGCGGCGACGCTGCGTAGCGGCAGGCTGCAGGAGCTGCTGTCCAGCCATGGCCGGGACTGCCGTTTCGTATGCCAGGCCGGGCATGGCCTGGTGGAACTCATTGAGCAGGGAACCGTTGCCGGGGCGTGCGTCGATGCGCTGCTCGATAAATACCTGGCGCCCATGGCCGAGGCGGGCGTGGATACCCTCGTGCTGGGTTCGACCCACTATGCGTTTCTCATGCCGAGCATCACGCGGGCGTTCGGCGACCAGTTCCATTTGGTCGAGACCGGCAGCGCCATCGCCCGCCGGGTCGAAGACAGGCTGACCGAGCACGGGCTGCGAGCCGATGCAAGCGTTGCCAATCCGGCCTTGCATCTTTATTCGACCGCTTCCGAGACCCGGCCGCTGCAGCGGCTGGCGCACGCGCTTTGCCTTGTCGGAAGCGAGGTCGCCAGCGTCAGTGTGGACATGTGA